One Papaver somniferum cultivar HN1 chromosome 10, ASM357369v1, whole genome shotgun sequence genomic window carries:
- the LOC113318421 gene encoding beta-fructofuranosidase, insoluble isoenzyme CWINV1-like, with the protein MAMNTVPWLIGLCCSVILSNGVQASHRLYRNFQSLQSNGTPIYQPYRTGYHFQPAKNWMNDPNAPMIYNGIYHLFYQWSTSGAVWGDIVWAHATSTDLVNWNHHKIAMVPSEPFDIEGVWSGSATFIQGKPIIQYTGIIKSNQWNYQVQDMAVPKDLSDPYLVEWNKPIEYNPVIKPTDGINASAFRDPTTGWKGPDGIWRTTIGSKVGNNGVSFLFRSNDFIHWNKAKEPLHWAKDTGMWECPDFFPVAVDGKEGLDTSVLGHSVKHVFKVSLDDTKHDYYTIGTYNPKTDRYTPDEGSIDNDSGLRFDYGKFYASKTFFDHEKKRRVLWGWANESSSVADDVKKGWAGLQAVPRTVWLEENGKQLKQWPVEEIEQLRTKRVSLRSQVLKGGSVLEVLGLTASQADVDVKFKLPKLKDAEIMDPSWVNPQLLCSSKPASVQGKSGPFGLLALASKNLEEQTAIFFRVFNHQNKYVVLMCSDQSRSSLEESNDKTTYGAFIHVDPHHDQTLSLRSLIDHSVVESYGVDGKAVILARVYPTLATDKEAHLYVFNNGTENVKMSSLKAWSMKKAEIKYLKDLKHSDS; encoded by the exons ATGGCCATGAATACTGTCCCGTGGTTGATCGGATTGTGTTGTTCAGTTATCCTTAGTAATGGAGTTCAAGCTTCTCATCGTTTATACAGAAACTTTCAATCTCTTCAATCTAATGGTACCCCCATATATCAGCCTTACAGAACTGGTTATCATTTCCAACCTGCTAAAAATTGGATGAACG ATCCTAATG CGCCTATGATTTACAATGGAATATACCATCTATTCTACCAATGGAGCACTTCTGGAGCAGTTTGGGGTGACATAGTGTGGGCTCATGCAACATCTACCGATCTCGTTAACTGGAATCACCATAAAATCGCGATGGTCCCATCGGAACCATTTGATATCGAAGGTGTTTGGTCAGGATCGGCAACATTTATACAAGGAAAGCCGATTATTCAATACACCGGAATTATTAAGTCGAATCAATGGAACTACCAAGTTCAGGACATGGCAGTGCCGAAGGACTTATCTGATCCTTACCTCGTAGAGTGGAATAAACCAATTGAATACAATCCAGTAATTAAACCCACTGACGGTATCAATGCTAGTGCATTCAGAGATCCGACAACTGGTTGGAAGGGTCCTGACGGAATCTGGAGAACGACAATAGGAAGCAAAGTAGGCAACAATGGAGTATCATTTTTATTTCGAAGTAATGATTTTATTCATTGGAACAAAGCAAAAGAACCTCTTCATTGGGCGAAGGATACAGGAATGTGGGAATGCCCAGATTTCTTTCCAGTAGCTGTCGATGGAAAAGAGGGTCTGGATACTTCAGTTCTCGGTCATAGTGTTAAACATGTCTTTAAGGTGAGCTTGGATGATACCAAGCATGACTACTATACTATTGGAACTTACAACCCCAAAACGGATAGGTATACTCCTGACGAAGGATCCATCGATAATGATTCTGGTTTGAGGTTTGATTACGGAAAGTTTTACGCTTCGAAAACATTCTTTGATCATGAAAAGAAAAGGAGAGTACTGTGGGGTTGGGCAAACGAATCTAGTAGTGTAGCTGATGATGTCAAGAAAGGTTGGGCGGGATTGCAG GCAGTTCCTCGAACAGTATGGCTTGAGGAAAATggtaagcaattgaaacaatggcCTGTTGAAGAAATAGAGCAACTCCGCACCAAACGAGTTTCTTTACGAAGTCAAGTTCTTAAAGGGGGTTCAGTATTAGAAGTTCTTGGTCTAACAGCTTCACAGGCAGATGtagatgttaaatttaaactgcCGAAGCTGAAAGATGCAGAAATCATGGACCCTAGTTGGGTTAACCCACAACTGCTTTGTAGTTCAAAGCCAGCATCAGTGCAAGGGAAATCAGGACCATTTGGCTTGCTGGCTTTGGCTTCTAAGAACTTAGAAGAACAGACAGCTATTTTCTTCAGAGTATTTAACCATCAAAACAAATATGTTGTGCTCATGTGTAGTGATCAGAGCAG GTCATCTTTGGAAGAAAGTAACGACAAAACCACATATGGAGCTTTTATTCATGTTGATCCTCATCATGATCAGACGCTATCTCTAAGGAGCTTG ATTGATCATTCAGTAGTGGAGAGTTATGGTGTTGACGGCAAAGCTGTTATATTAGCTAGAGTATATCCAACACTAGCTACTGACAAAGAAGCTCACCTTTACGTATTCAACAACGGAACTGAAAATGTAAAGATGTCTAGTCTCAAGGCATGGAGTATGAAGAAAGCTGAAATCAAGTATCTAAAAGATTTGAAACATTCAGACAGCTAA